GGAGAACTTTCTGACGAGGATGATATGAAGGTTCTGGTGCTGGCCGGAGATGGCTCAAGCTACGACATGGGGCTGTCGGCAACTTCAGCGGCCATTCATCGCGGGTTGGATTTCTGGTATTTGTGTTATGACAATGAGGCCTACGGCAATACGGGCTTTCAAATGTCGAGTTCCTCGCCATTTGCCTCTCGGACGACCACCTCGCCGGTTGGGCAGGAGGAGCCCGAAGGGACTTTCCAGGAGAAGAAAGATCTGTTTGAAATCTGGCGGGCCCAGAAGCCTCCTTACGTCGCGACCGTGGCTTCTCATGAAGTCGTCGATCTGGCGGAAAAAGTCCATCGGTCCCTGGCTATCAAGGGTCCCAAGCTCTTTCTGGCGCTGGCGGTGTGTCCGACCGGATGGGGATTTGATCCGCGTCTGGGTGATGAGTTGGCCCATCTGGCCGTGAAGACGGGCATCTGGCCTCTTAAGGAAGCGGTGGGGGGCGTTGTGCGACATACGTTTATCCCGACGCGGTTTCTTCCCGTTGAAGAGTATCTGCGTCCGCAGTTGCGCTTTCGACATCTCTTTGAACCCAAACCCCATACGGAAGCTTTGCAGACGATTCAACAACATGTGGATCAATACTGGGAGCAGGTCAAAAGGACTGAGGACATGGATTCCAGGACCTGAAGGGTTGACTGTTTCGCGTATGTGGAACCGATGGTGATGTTAAAAAGGAGTGCCCGCATGAAAGAAACCTGTTGGAGTTTTGAAGAATACTGTGATGACCTGGGGCCGGCGAAAATTGTGCATCTCTATGATCCAACCTGTGGTTTGCGGGGAATAGTGGTGATCGACAATATCGCCTGTGGTCCTGCGATCGGCGGGGTGCGCATGGCTGCGGATGTGTCCACGCGGGAAGTCTTTCGTCTGGCGAGAGCGATGACTTTTAAAAATGCCGCCGCCGGGCTGCCGCATGGCGGGGGCAAAGCCGGAATCCTGGCCGACCCTCGAACTCCCGAAAAGGCCCGCTTGATTCGAGCCTTTGCCCATGCGATTCGCGATCTTGTGGAGTATATTCCCGGGCCGGATATGGGAACAGACGAGACCTGCATGGGCTGGATCCATGACAAAATTAAACGGGCCGTGGGTCTTCCGCGGGTGCTTGGCGGCATTCCACTTGATGAGATCGGGGCTACGGGGTTCGGGCTTGCCGAATGCGCCGAGGTAGCGGCAGCCTCATGCGGCCTCACGCTTAAAGGCGCAACTGTGGCCATCGAAGGCTTTGGCAACGTTGGGAAGCATGCCGCCACCTTCCTGCAACACAAAGGCGCCACACTCGTCGCTGCCAGTGATAGTCGGGGAACGATGTATGATCCCAGAGGGATCTCTGTTGCCGACCTGGTAGAAGCCAAAGCGGAATCGGGTAGTGTTCTTGGGTATGCGGAAGGCAAGAAGCTGGGTCAAGAGGAAATTTTTGGTTTGCCCTGCGATATTCTTATTCCCGCCGCCCGTCCGGATTGCATTCACCTCAACAATGTCGATTCCATTCAAGCCAAGTTGATTTTGCAGGGAGCCAATATTCCGGCCACGCCCGAGGCCGAGACCATTTTGCATCAACGGGGTATCTTGACTATTCCTGATTTTATCGCCAATGCCGGAGGAGTGATCTGTGCCTCCGTGGAATACCATGGCGGGAATGAAGCTCAGGCTTTCCAGGCCATTTCAGAAAAAATCCGACGCAATACGGAAGAAGTACTCATGCGCAGCCTGAAGAAAAAAATTGAGCCTCGCAAAGCGGCTATGGATCTGTCCCGGGAACGAGTCCTGCAAGCGATGACCTTCCGGTCCTGCGACTAACGAGAGCGATCTCTGGTGCCAGCCGTGGCGACGGATAAGGGGGAGAGGAGGCCTGGTGGTCACTGACCGGATGGTCTCAGGTATTGCACATGATGTGGAACGGTTCTCAACAGCTACGGATCCTGGACGCAACTGATACAATAATCATAGGACTGACAGAAAGAGCACAAATCCTCCAGATTTGGTAGGGGTTTATGTGACACATACCGATAGCTTTTTTCTTTCAAGGAGAAGAAAAACAAGGACTTTTGACGTGATGAAACATATCCTCCTGGTCGACGACCATCAGATGGCCCGGGAAGCCTTGAAGCAATTCCTTGAGGCGCAAGGGTATAGCATTGAAGAAGCGGAAAACGGGGCGGCAGGATTGGCCCTGATCCAGCAAGGGAGGTCCTTTGATCTTGTGATTTCCGATAACCAGATGCCCGTGATGACGGGTGTGGAATTCATTCAACGACTGGCTCAACAATCCTATATCTCCACCCATCCTTTGATCCTGTACTCTGGCCAATTGACTCCTGAATTAGAGCAACAGGTCCGTGCTTTAGGGGTCTATGCAGTTATTCAAAAGCCCTACAATTTACAAGACCTGCTGGTTGTCGTTCGTCAGGCCATTTCAGAATCTGACGCTTGAGCGCAGGAACGCGTTCCTCCGTCAGTATCCTGGATAAGACCTGTCCTTTTTTTATTGTTGTTCATTTTGGTTCTTTTCACATGTCGGCCGCACAGGTGTTTTTCTCCAGACAAATGATCGAACATGCAAGGAGGAGGAAGTCCTTATGGATGTGAAGTGGAAAACAGAGGATGGCGGATGGAGCCCTTATCTGGCGGGAGGCTTAGTTGGTCTGCTGGCCATTGTTTCGGTGTATGCCACAACCCAGTTGATGGGAAAGACCACCTACTTGGGAGCGTCGACGACGTTCGTGCGTGCGGCCGGCATGCTTGAACAAACTGTGGTTCCGGAGCATGTCACCGTCAATGAATATTTTACTAAAGAAAAGGTGCGTGTTGATTGGCAATTCATGTTGGTTCTCGGCATTTTCTTTGGGGCATTGATCTCCTCGGCGACAGACCGAAGCTTCAAACTGGAGCGTCTCCCACCGACATGGGAAGAACACTTTGGGCCATCCCTGATGACACGGGCCATAGGGGCCCTTCTGGGAGGGATCATTGCCATGATCGGTGTGCGAATGGCTGACGGTTGTCCCTCAGGACATGGTTTGAGTGGCATGATGCAACTCTCGGTGAGTGGATTGGTCGCCATGACCATGTTCTTCGGAGTGGGGGTGATAGTGGCCGCTCTCGTCTATGGGAGGAGAATGTCATGAGCGTCGATCAGTGGCTGGGTCTGGGGACGGGGGTATTGTTTGGATTTTTCTTGCAGAAAGGTCGGGTGTTGCGTTTCGAAAAACAAATTGGGGCCATGTTGTTAAAGGATATGACGATCTTGAAGTTTATGCTGTCTGCGATTCTCGTTGGTATGGTCGGGATAACCTGGCTGACGGATGCAGGACTTGTGACCTTAAGCCATAAACCGATGAATCTCGGTGCCGTGCTGGTTGGGGGAGCGTTATTTGGAGCCGGGTGGGCGGTGATGGGATATTGTCCGGGTACCTCAATCGGTGCGTTGGGCGAAGGGCGATGGCATGCAGGCTTTGCGGTGGCGGGTATGCTGCTAGGAGCGGCTCTTTATGCGGAACTCTATCCCTTCTTCGCATCAACGGTTCTGGCCTGGAAAGATTTTGGAAAGATCGCCCTGCCGGAAGCGCTGGGTGTGTCGGCGTGGATCATCATTCCGATGTTTTGGGCCGGAGTCCTTCTCTTATTTCGTTGGTTTGAGGGAAAAGGACTTTAACCGTTCAGTGAAGAACGAAGCCTCGGTCTCAACGGCTGATAGCAAGCCCCCGATGCGGTAAAGAATCAGCTCGGTTTGTCATAGAGGACGAACGGTTGAATTCAAATGCAGTAAAAGGCGGGGGAATGTTGGGATACTGAAAGAGGATTATTCCGGGCGTAAGGCGAAAATGAATGCGGTGGTGGCGGCGGCAATCAGGAGGGTGCGAAGGCCCGCCCAAAGCCAGAACGTGTGGCTGATGCGTCCCAGGTACACGCCAAGCAGGAAAATGATGATCAAGGCCAGGACAAATGCCGATTCCAGTGGAGGAAGACCAATTGGCTCCAGCAGTGGAGTTGCCCACAAGGGTAACAGGATCACCAGAGAGATGGCCAACGGAGCGATCCCATTTACGAAGGCAATAACGACCGGTAGAAGTCGAGCGGCTCGTCCATGAGCTGATTGCCTCAAATCGGTCACCATCGCTTTTTCAAGCTCCCTGAGTTCCCTGCGTTTTTCCGCGGCTTCGCTGATATAGGCGCTACTAATGCCGCTCATCCCCAGGGCAATAGCCACACCGAGGCAGGCATTGATGACCACGGGCAATCTGACTTCGTCGCTCACAGCGAATCCCACCAGCAGACCCAGCATCGTGAGTGCCCCGTCGAATCCATTGACGACAAAGTACCGGCGTGCGATGAGATGGGAACGTGTGAGTGTGAGAAGCCAGGTAAGCTCTGCAATCAGGGACGCCATGGTTAAGCGGGTTCAGCATCGACCGATCCATTCTCCACATCGACTTCGTCGATACTGTGGATCGATCCCCCCAGAGAACTAATGGCTTCATTAATGGCGCTGAAAGGCACATGTTCTCCCTCAATGATGAGCAAGACGGTTTCTGTTTTTTCATCCATCGCCGCGACTGTTAATTTGATTCGACACCCAGATACTTTTTCTGCAATGGCCGTGGTAAAGTCAAGGGCGTTAGGGTTATGAGGCTTGAGGACATCAAGGACAATGCGTTTGATCTGAACCATCTGGTATCGCGCTCCTGTATACAGAGAACAACACAGCCGTGACATAATATCGCATTCCATAGGGAATGTAACCGCTCTTTTCTCATAGAATCCCAAAAGAGAGTGACGCCGGATTATGCCGAAGCGAGGATGAAGCTGAAACGGAAACATCTCATATGGTGTTTGGTGCTGGTGCTAGTGAGTGCGGTGGGATGCGCGTCGTCGCCCGTGGAGATACCGGAAATGCTTCAGAATCAGATTGATCCCACACTCACATTTTCGCAAGTGATTCAACATCCTGGGACCTATCAGGGAAAGATGCTCATGCTTGGAGGAGAGGTTCTGTCAGCCAGGCGTCTTGCGGAAGGTACCCGGCTTGAGGTGTTGCAATTACCCTTGGATGAATATCAACGACCCGTGGCAACTCGCACCGACTCACAAGGCCGGTTTATGGCTATGGAGAAGGCCTTTCTTGACCCGGCCATGTTCTCGGGGAATACTCAGGTCACTCTCGTAGGAGAGGTGACGGGGACGGTTTCAGCCAAGCTTGATGAAATGGACTATCAGTTTCCCGCAGTGGTAATCAGGTACTTGTATGTGTGGAAAGATCCGGCCTTGATTCAAGCAAGCCACTCTGGTCCCTGGTACAGCATTTTTGGTGGTGGAAGCACCGGAGGACGGGTCGGTGGCGGGGTGGGGTTGGGTATCGGCTTTTAGTGTCGATTTGCTCTTTCCGTTATAGGTTTTGCTCCTCATCACGCATTTGGCTAGTCGTTTGAAGATGAATCGATACCCTCATCCTCCGAGTTATTCAGTTTTTTTCTCTCACTTCTCCTCAGCATCTTTAGCTGATTCATATAATAATTGAAGGTGTCCCTCTTTCCTCCTATTCGGAGGGGGTGACGGGGTAAGTGGTTCTTTCCTTAGGCACGCCCGGGCGTCTAAGATATCGACTGAATCTCCATACAGAGATTTTTAATAATTAATGACGGCAAGGCAGGCCCGGGCTTGGCATTTGCCAATACACAAAGGTTTGAGATGGAGAAAGAGCAGGAAGCATTGACACCGTATGTAAATTCCGATGGGGAGGGACAAGCCCAACGCATGCTTGGAACAGCCAGACGGGCTGCGGCTTTTTATCGAAATCAGATGACGAACGAATTAAATGACAAAATGCAGTCGTTTATTGCCAGACAGGAGATGGTTTTTCTTTCGACCGCCAATGCCAACGGCGAATGTGATTGCTCCTACCGGGCGGGGACTGCCGGATTTGTCGCAGTGCTCAATGCCACAATGTTGGCCTATCCCGAATATCGCGGGAACGGGGTCATGGCCAGTGTCGGGAACATTCTTGAAAATCCCCGGATCGGGCTGCTATTCATTGACTTTTTCCAAAGTACGGTCGGTCTGCATGTGAATGGAAAGGCACGTGTGGTGACCAATGAAGAAGTGGCTGCCATGCCGGATATGCCCCAGGTCATGGTGGACGCTTCCCACATGAAAGGGGGACAACATCCCGAATGCTGGGTGATCGTAGAAGTCGAAGAAGCCTATATTCATTGTTCCAAGCATGTTCCTCTGATGAAAAAAATTGAGAAGGAAAGGCATTGGGGAACGGATGACGAAAGGCATAAAGGCGGGGATTTTTTTCAGGTACAATCCAACCAATTAAATGCCCTTTCGTCTGAAGAATAGAAAAAGCCCCTGTGGATTGAAAAGGTATAAGGCTCACTTCGAAGACCTATAGAAATCTGTTGATCCGTGAAGGGGAATGCACGGAACGCTTCTCGAAAAATGAGCAGACGAGAAGATGAGTGTATGGTCATGGTAGACCAGGCTTGGGGCCAGTACGTGCTTTTGAAGTCCTGTCTGGATGGATAACCCATTTTGCCAAGACTCAGAGGGTTTGCTTCTCCCAGATTTTCATTATGGAAGGGTCGCAGCGGACTGCTTCAATTCATCTTGCAGAGCGGTTTGCACCCGCTCGAATTCAGATTGCAGTGTCATGAAGATGGCTTGAGCTTTTTCAAGATTTTGGGTTTGTCCCATCTGCTCAAGTTGGAAGGCTATTTCGGCAAGTGGCCGGGCCCCAATGGTTCGTGAGCAACCTTTGAACGCATGCGCCATCTTTTTGAGGGAATCGCTTTTGTTTTCCTGTATCGCCAGCTTGATGCCATTCATGTGGGTGACGGAATCCTGACAAAATTGCTCGATGACGGAAATGAAAAATGCAGGATCCTCATCTCCTCCTAATCGGCGTAGGTCTGCGAGAGTCGCCGAATCCAAGGGTGGCGAAGGATTTGGTGCGGATGTTCCGGATCGGAGTGAAGCCTCCTGTTTGTCCGGTTGATGCGATTCTGTTGCACCCTCATGGTTTCTGGTTGAAGAAGCCTGGAAGAGCCATTTCTCCAAGACACATCTCAGATCTTCTAATTTCACCGGTTTGGATAAAAAATCGTTCATGCCGGTTTCCAAACATTTTTCTCGATCACCAACCATGGCGGTGGCCGTCATGGCAATGATAGGCAGCTGGGGGGTGGTACGTTCACGTTTTCGTATTTCTCTGGTGGCCTCAAATCCGTCCATCTCCGGCATTTGACAGTCCATGAGTACACCGGCATAGGCAGTCCGTGTCACGGCTTCAACCGCTTCACGTCCATTCGCTGCAATATCCACCTGATATCCGAGTGTGGTCAACATGCGGGCGCCGACTTGTTGGTTGACGAGATTATCATCGACCAGGAGGAGTCGCTGTCCGGAGCCTTTGTGCATCTCATTCGCGGGCCTTTGAATCGTGCCGGGCGAAGGGGCCACGTCAGACCTTCTCATGACATTTAACAGACATTGATGCAATTGCTTGTACCGAACCGGTTTGTTGACAAAGGCCGCAAAATGCCTTTGATTGAGTCCGTGGATATTTTCGACCCTGTTGACCAAAGGATTGAGTAAGATCAAACGCATGGATGCCAACTGCGGATCGGTTTTGATGGCTTTTGCCAGTTGGAGACCATCCATGCCGGGCATGTTCATATCGATGAGAGCAAGATGACAACGTTCTCCATTCGAGGCGCCTTTCCGGAATGCGGCTAGGGCCTTCTCGCCATTTTCCGCCTGAATACTTTGCATGCCCCAATAGCTTGTGTACTTTTGAAGTAGCATTCGAGTTGTGGCGTTATCATCGATGAGACCAATACGAACATCCTCAAGTTCGCAAGGCAAAGTCTTATTGAGTAGTTGGTGAGACTGTTGAGTACCCAATCTGATGGTGAACCAGAAGCAACTCCCTTGGCCCAAATCGCTGTGGACTCCGATCGTTCCACCCATGAGTTCAGCCAGCATTTTGGATATGGAGAGGCCTAACCCTGTTCCTCCGTATTTCCGGGTTGTGGAGCTGTCTTCCTGGCTAAAGGCCTGAAACAGTCGACCCTGGCCTTCAGGTGTTATTCCAATACCCGTGTCGGTAATCATGAATCGTAAGAGGACGGTTCCAGAGATATCCCCTTCGGGGACAACCTGAATCACAATTTCACCCTGAGCGGTGAACTTAATCGCATTGCCGATGAGGTTCATCAAAATCTGGCGAAGTCTTACGGGATCACCTTGGACGGTGGTGGGAATTTCCGGATTGATCAAGCTAATCAATTCTATCCCCTTTTCCTGAGCCTTAAGGCCTAACAGATCGACTACGGCATCCACCGTCTCTCGAATGTCAAAGTCTATCGTCTCGAGTGTCAGCTTGCCCGCTTCAATTTTTGAAAAATCCAGAATGTCATTGATGATTGTGAGGAGCGCATCACCCGAATCCTTAATCGTGAGCAGACAGTTTTGCTGGTCCTCGCTAAGATGTGTGCCGAGCAAAATGTCCGACATGCCGATGATGCCATTCAACGGCGTTCGAATTTCATGGCTCATCGTGGCCAGAAAATCGGCCTTCGTTTTCGTCGCCGCCTCGGCTTCAGCTTTGGCGTGGATCAAAATGGCTTCTCCTCGTTTGCGTTCCACCACGCGGCCCAGCTGTGCTCCGACATACCCCATGACTTGTAATAATTTGGCATCCGGCTCCATTGTCTCTGTCGAAAAAAACTCTAATACGCCCACCACCTGTTCTCCGATGATAATTGGAAATCCAAATCCAGCCTTCACGCCGATATCTTTTGCCTGTTGGGGTCTGAGAAAAATGGGATCTTGGGTCACATCCCGGATCCAACAGGGCTTTCCACTGGCCAACACCCGACCGGGAAGACCTTCGCCGGCTTGAAAATCGGTTTGTTCCGTAATGGAACGAAAGGTCTCAAAGCGTTCGGGGTATTCCAAATGCCAGATGGTGGTGGGAATGAGTATGTGGCTGGTATTTTCAGAGAGAAGGTACAAGTGTCCGACAGGCCACCCCGTATTCCGACAGATCAAATCCATAGTGAGTTGCATCGCATCTTCAATTGTTGAGGATTCGTTTGTGGTTTTTGCGATCTCCTGAAAGAGGGCATCAAGTCTGGCCCCATAGGCCAGGGCGGCATCCATTTCCTGGCGGCGCTGTCGCTCCGTATTGATCGTGTCTAATACCCGGTTATATTCCTCCGCAATCTGGTAAACCTCCGTATGAGGCTCTGAGAGGACATGACGGGTAAAGTCATGACTGTTTCGTTGCTCTTCCATTTGGGCAAGGAGATCCAGAATGGCCGTGCCGGCAGCATGTTCTGCCATGTTGAGCCCGATTCGTTCCTCCTCGGCTGTGACACGCAGGGGAACCCATTGATTGATCAGCCGGAGAATGGCGAAGCCTATACCAAATGCCCAAAAGAAACAGACGGTGCTTCCTAGGAATTGAATGCCCACTTGTTCCCAGACGGTGAGCCCTGTGCCCCAGGAATCCGGAGTACTCAAGAAAGGAAAGACAATGGTGCCCCATACCCCCACGCAGGCATGGACGGGTACGACGCCGATTGCGTCGTCAATGTGCAAACGTTCAAGAATGATGGTTGTGCCGACACAGATAATCCCGGCCCCGACGGCGATGAGGATCGTGCCTTCAGGCGACATGATATTGGCCGAAGCGGTAATGCTGACCAGACCAGCCAGGACACCGTTAAGGGCATGACCGACATCGGGCCGTTTCAGGTGATACCAGCTTAAGCCAAGAGCCGTTAGAGCACCTGTCGCTCCCGCAAGGGTGGTATTCACCAGAATTTGTGAGGCTTGTTGGGTAAACTCGAGACTACTCCCTCCGTTAAAACCGTACCATCCGAACCACAGCAGCAAGACTCCAAGCGTGGCTAATGGAAGATTCTGCCCCTGGATAGGCGCCCCTTTGTCGGAAAAGCGACCATGGCGGGATCCGATGACGAGGATGGCCGCCAACGCCACCCAACCTCCCGTCGAATGGACGACGGTTGAGCCCGCAAAGTCAATAAATCCGAGTTGGTTCAACCATCCGGTGTTCTGCCCTGTGGCTAATCCTCCCCACATCCAATGGCCAAGAATGGGATAGATGAGAAGAGACACCATGAGGCTGGTGACCAGATAGCCTGTGAATCGCATCCGCTCGGCAACGGCACCTGAGACCAGGGTTGTGGCCGTCCCACAAAATACCATCTGAAAGAAAAAAAACGCCCACCACCATCCCTGCTCGTGGGCATCAAAAAGAAACCCCTGTGTGCCGATGAGGCCGGCTGCCGTTGGTCCGTGCATGAAGGCAAATCCTGCCACCCAAAAGGCGAGTGAAGAGGTACAAAAGTCAACCAGATTTTTGATTGCGACGTTGATGCTATTTTTGGCTCGAACACGACCTGTTTCCAGGCAGGTAAATCCACCTTGCATGAGCATGACGAGGGCCGCACAGATCAACAGCCATAAAACATCAATGTTTGAAGCATGGTCAGGCATACGATTAGCTAACCCATCATGGGAACAATCCGGTGGTGCTGGTGAAAAAAGATGTGCAGGTGAGGCGGTATGGTTGCATATTCGCAGTGCGGGATATCCCCTCAGATTGCTGTGCGGAGGAATGCGGATTTGTGAGATATTCCATTTTAAAGATGCTTCCCGGCTTGCCGGGGGAGTTTTGCTCAAAAAGGCATGCCTGTGCGTTGCGAAAGATTGCCTTTCATTTTTTCGGCATATCATTGGTTGAAATGAAGGACTTTCCGCGAAATCCCCAGTTCAATTACGTACAAATTATTCATTTACTCACTGCGGGTAAGACTCCTATACTTTGGCGGGATAGAAAAATCTTGAGGAAGCAGAGGAATAGGTTTTTAGGCAGGGGATTTTTCAAAAAACGTGACGGGCGAAGGGAAAATGACATCAATGACCCCCAAAGATTGGTGATGGGACGGAGGGTTTGGAGTGGTCGAAAAGAAGATTTCAGGCATAGGAGATTCAACCCGGGCGGAAGAGCAATGAGGAATAGGCTCGCGATGTATGGCCTGCTTGGGGTAGTGGTGAATGGCATGTGGCTGTTGGGTTTTCCGTTGTCTGCATTCCCCACGGTCGGCTGGGAAACGGGGGATATGGTGCTGGATTTCGGGCTGAATCTGGAATCCGGAGACCGTACGGTCTTGGTAGATAAAGTTGAAGTCGGAAACCCCTTTTTTGT
The DNA window shown above is from Nitrospiraceae bacterium and carries:
- a CDS encoding pyridoxamine 5'-phosphate oxidase family protein, which encodes MEKEQEALTPYVNSDGEGQAQRMLGTARRAAAFYRNQMTNELNDKMQSFIARQEMVFLSTANANGECDCSYRAGTAGFVAVLNATMLAYPEYRGNGVMASVGNILENPRIGLLFIDFFQSTVGLHVNGKARVVTNEEVAAMPDMPQVMVDASHMKGGQHPECWVIVEVEEAYIHCSKHVPLMKKIEKERHWGTDDERHKGGDFFQVQSNQLNALSSEE
- a CDS encoding response regulator gives rise to the protein MMKHILLVDDHQMAREALKQFLEAQGYSIEEAENGAAGLALIQQGRSFDLVISDNQMPVMTGVEFIQRLAQQSYISTHPLILYSGQLTPELEQQVRALGVYAVIQKPYNLQDLLVVVRQAISESDA
- a CDS encoding DUF211 domain-containing protein, with protein sequence MVQIKRIVLDVLKPHNPNALDFTTAIAEKVSGCRIKLTVAAMDEKTETVLLIIEGEHVPFSAINEAISSLGGSIHSIDEVDVENGSVDAEPA
- a CDS encoding pyruvate synthase is translated as MKVKRECYRSPKDLPQEEELSSGAPLCAGCGGLTTLRLMHKVLGEKVVIVNAAGCMTLMATYPYSPIRSSWLYTTMGSVAAGAQGIRDALDIRRAKGELSDEDDMKVLVLAGDGSSYDMGLSATSAAIHRGLDFWYLCYDNEAYGNTGFQMSSSSPFASRTTTSPVGQEEPEGTFQEKKDLFEIWRAQKPPYVATVASHEVVDLAEKVHRSLAIKGPKLFLALAVCPTGWGFDPRLGDELAHLAVKTGIWPLKEAVGGVVRHTFIPTRFLPVEEYLRPQLRFRHLFEPKPHTEALQTIQQHVDQYWEQVKRTEDMDSRT
- a CDS encoding YeeE/YedE family protein, with protein sequence MSVDQWLGLGTGVLFGFFLQKGRVLRFEKQIGAMLLKDMTILKFMLSAILVGMVGITWLTDAGLVTLSHKPMNLGAVLVGGALFGAGWAVMGYCPGTSIGALGEGRWHAGFAVAGMLLGAALYAELYPFFASTVLAWKDFGKIALPEALGVSAWIIIPMFWAGVLLLFRWFEGKGL
- the amt gene encoding ammonium transporter, which translates into the protein MPDHASNIDVLWLLICAALVMLMQGGFTCLETGRVRAKNSINVAIKNLVDFCTSSLAFWVAGFAFMHGPTAAGLIGTQGFLFDAHEQGWWWAFFFFQMVFCGTATTLVSGAVAERMRFTGYLVTSLMVSLLIYPILGHWMWGGLATGQNTGWLNQLGFIDFAGSTVVHSTGGWVALAAILVIGSRHGRFSDKGAPIQGQNLPLATLGVLLLWFGWYGFNGGSSLEFTQQASQILVNTTLAGATGALTALGLSWYHLKRPDVGHALNGVLAGLVSITASANIMSPEGTILIAVGAGIICVGTTIILERLHIDDAIGVVPVHACVGVWGTIVFPFLSTPDSWGTGLTVWEQVGIQFLGSTVCFFWAFGIGFAILRLINQWVPLRVTAEEERIGLNMAEHAAGTAILDLLAQMEEQRNSHDFTRHVLSEPHTEVYQIAEEYNRVLDTINTERQRRQEMDAALAYGARLDALFQEIAKTTNESSTIEDAMQLTMDLICRNTGWPVGHLYLLSENTSHILIPTTIWHLEYPERFETFRSITEQTDFQAGEGLPGRVLASGKPCWIRDVTQDPIFLRPQQAKDIGVKAGFGFPIIIGEQVVGVLEFFSTETMEPDAKLLQVMGYVGAQLGRVVERKRGEAILIHAKAEAEAATKTKADFLATMSHEIRTPLNGIIGMSDILLGTHLSEDQQNCLLTIKDSGDALLTIINDILDFSKIEAGKLTLETIDFDIRETVDAVVDLLGLKAQEKGIELISLINPEIPTTVQGDPVRLRQILMNLIGNAIKFTAQGEIVIQVVPEGDISGTVLLRFMITDTGIGITPEGQGRLFQAFSQEDSSTTRKYGGTGLGLSISKMLAELMGGTIGVHSDLGQGSCFWFTIRLGTQQSHQLLNKTLPCELEDVRIGLIDDNATTRMLLQKYTSYWGMQSIQAENGEKALAAFRKGASNGERCHLALIDMNMPGMDGLQLAKAIKTDPQLASMRLILLNPLVNRVENIHGLNQRHFAAFVNKPVRYKQLHQCLLNVMRRSDVAPSPGTIQRPANEMHKGSGQRLLLVDDNLVNQQVGARMLTTLGYQVDIAANGREAVEAVTRTAYAGVLMDCQMPEMDGFEATREIRKRERTTPQLPIIAMTATAMVGDREKCLETGMNDFLSKPVKLEDLRCVLEKWLFQASSTRNHEGATESHQPDKQEASLRSGTSAPNPSPPLDSATLADLRRLGGDEDPAFFISVIEQFCQDSVTHMNGIKLAIQENKSDSLKKMAHAFKGCSRTIGARPLAEIAFQLEQMGQTQNLEKAQAIFMTLQSEFERVQTALQDELKQSAATLP
- a CDS encoding Slp family lipoprotein, translating into MLQNQIDPTLTFSQVIQHPGTYQGKMLMLGGEVLSARRLAEGTRLEVLQLPLDEYQRPVATRTDSQGRFMAMEKAFLDPAMFSGNTQVTLVGEVTGTVSAKLDEMDYQFPAVVIRYLYVWKDPALIQASHSGPWYSIFGGGSTGGRVGGGVGLGIGF
- a CDS encoding YeeE/YedE family protein yields the protein MDVKWKTEDGGWSPYLAGGLVGLLAIVSVYATTQLMGKTTYLGASTTFVRAAGMLEQTVVPEHVTVNEYFTKEKVRVDWQFMLVLGIFFGALISSATDRSFKLERLPPTWEEHFGPSLMTRAIGALLGGIIAMIGVRMADGCPSGHGLSGMMQLSVSGLVAMTMFFGVGVIVAALVYGRRMS
- a CDS encoding Glu/Leu/Phe/Val dehydrogenase; this encodes MKETCWSFEEYCDDLGPAKIVHLYDPTCGLRGIVVIDNIACGPAIGGVRMAADVSTREVFRLARAMTFKNAAAGLPHGGGKAGILADPRTPEKARLIRAFAHAIRDLVEYIPGPDMGTDETCMGWIHDKIKRAVGLPRVLGGIPLDEIGATGFGLAECAEVAAASCGLTLKGATVAIEGFGNVGKHAATFLQHKGATLVAASDSRGTMYDPRGISVADLVEAKAESGSVLGYAEGKKLGQEEIFGLPCDILIPAARPDCIHLNNVDSIQAKLILQGANIPATPEAETILHQRGILTIPDFIANAGGVICASVEYHGGNEAQAFQAISEKIRRNTEEVLMRSLKKKIEPRKAAMDLSRERVLQAMTFRSCD